The DNA sequence TGCATCAGGTGCCAAGCCTCTCAACCTGGTCGAAGGCAGTCAGCCGCAGCCAGAGGAACCGGCCAAGCTGAACATGCAGCAGAAGATTCAGTCTCCCAAAATGACGATTCAAAAGGTCGCTCCACCAGAGGCTGTTCTGGGGCAACCGTTCATCTACCATGTGCTGGTCAAAAACAGCGGCACAACTTCCGCCCGTGAAGTTGTTGTCGAAGATAAGATTCCTGCGGGAGCAAAACTGACTGGCACCATTCCCCGGGCAGAGCAGATCAACGATCGTATTATCTGGCGACTGGGGGCAATGGGCCCTGGTGAAGAGAAAAAGATCTCGATCCGGGTCATTCCCGAGCAGCCCGGTCAGATCGGTAGTGTGGCGACCGTGAACTTCGTCACCGAAGTCGCTTCGGAAACCAAGATCACTTCTCCTCAGTTGAGTATCAAATCCGATCAGCCCTCGGCAGTCAAACCAGGTGAAATCACCGTCGTCAATTACACGATTACGAACACCGGTTCCGGTGATGCCAAGAACGTGTATGTCCGTAGCCTCATTCCTCCTCAGTTCTCCCATCCGGGAGGCGACGACCTGGAATACCACGTAGGATTGATTCCCGCTGGCGAAACCAGGGAAGTCCAGCTGCAACTGAAAGCAATTAAACCGGGAGCCGGTAAGAACATCTCGAGTGTCGTCGGTGACGGCAATCTCAAGGCGGAGACAGCGGTTCCCCTCAAAGTGATCGGAACCAGCGAAGAGTTTCTGATTACCCGTAAGGGCCCGAAAAACCGCTATCTCGGACGTTCCGGTGCCTATGAAAACGCAATTACGAATAATACCGAGCAGACGATCAAGAACATTTCGATCTTCGAATCCATTCCTCCGGGGATGAAGTTTGTTTCCGCTTCAGGCAATGGTCAGTTTGATCCTGTCCGCAGAGTCGTACAGTGGGATATTGCTGAGCTGGCAGGGGGTATGCAGCAGGTTCTGAATATTGAACTTGAACCGACCGAAGTTGGTAAGAAAGTCAGTACCGTGCAGGTTGTGACTGGAAACAACAGTAAATTTTCGGCGAATCTGCAATCCGAAGTAAATGTGATTGGTCAGCCTCTGCTCAAAGTAGAAACGAGCGAACTGAAAGGGCCCCTGGAAGTCGGCGAGAAAATGTCGCTGCAGGTGCAACTCGTCAACCAGGGGAGTGCCCCGGCCAACAACGTTGAATTCCGCGTGAAAATCCCGCGAGAGATGGTTTTCGTGTCTGCGAAAGGTCCTGCACGTTACAAGCAGGCTGGTTCCTTCGTAATCTTCGAAAGTGCCAAGGTACTCGCACCGCAGCAGTCACTTGATTTCGAACTGACACTGGCAGCCAGGAACAAAGGGGATGCCCGTGTACTGGTGACCGTTCAGTCTCAGCAGATGGAAAAACCGCTGAACCAGGAAGAAGCGATTCCGATTCTGGATAAGCTGCAGTAACGAAAAAAGTGCTCCTGATACCAGATCAGGAGCACTCATTCGACAAGCTATCGTTCCAGCTCGACATTCCAGTAGTTCTCGCTGATAAAGCGAGACCAGCTGTCGACCTGAATATTCTGCAGTGCATAGAACGGTTTCCACTTGGGACGAACCGGTTCTTTCAGCAGCTGCATGTTCGCCTGCCCTGGAGTACGGGCTGCTTTGTGTGAGTTGCACTCAACACAGGCCAGCACGCAGTTCTCCCAGGACGTTTCGCCCCCCTGAGAGCGTGGCAAAACGTGGTCGATCGTCAGCTCTTCGCTACCGGGCTGACAACCGCAATACTGACAGGTAAACCGGTCACGCTTGAAGACGTTTCGCCGACTGAAGGTCACCACGTTCCGGGGAACACGGTCATACTTCAGCAGCGTAATCACTTCAGGAACGCGGAATCGATCATGACTGCTGTGAATTACCAGTTCATCCTCAGCTGGTCGGAGCGCTGCCCAATCAGCCCAGGAATAAGTCTGGTAATCTGCAGGGTCAACCACGCGGGCTGTCTCATTCCAGATTTTGACCACAGCCCGGGCGACCGTCGTAATGCCGACAGGCTGCCAGTTTCGGTTCAGGATCAGCGTAGGCCGCTGCAGCGTTGAAGACACCATGATTCTAATTCCTGCATTTAACAGTCGTGAGAAGGGTGTTCGAGGGGAGTCGAACCCACCACCTTAACATTCACAGTGTTACGTGCAAACCATTAC is a window from the Gimesia benthica genome containing:
- a CDS encoding DUF11 domain-containing protein, coding for MSNVAIKLVAVTGVVGLGVLMFLQAQKGIQSTSNENQIEQHALLEGETVSVTEAEPESGTIPSGQVPAELSELAARNAQPLKVDEKKQPELPFAPNIKTPRPKIKLTAGNETAGSDTGENENAVFEAQNATPSEFEPDNQAALMPASKGLDFRETPAEVTPEPGLNPFSRTPQPEPAASVEKQPTPEPVAELDFNAGPQFGPAMPSPAPAEEKAPITEVPPRETLVTELDSSNPFDAVPAQSKPEMTPEPAAAEPQPEPFGLGPVPEPAAQQKPLPADESPAMKLETNASPFELKTEPTPETPAVDSNPFMTTPEAKQANEPATQPAEPAAIPETPKVETDFNPFGNEPQMKAPEPQPELKTAGEEPTKPEFELQPVKEPEPAPAEPAFSINPSPQMNPKAPEEPASPTVQEPTESDVVVIKKRQPEDNPQEPSLFAPEGNPTEKMEAATPQPIEIAPASGAKPLNLVEGSQPQPEEPAKLNMQQKIQSPKMTIQKVAPPEAVLGQPFIYHVLVKNSGTTSAREVVVEDKIPAGAKLTGTIPRAEQINDRIIWRLGAMGPGEEKKISIRVIPEQPGQIGSVATVNFVTEVASETKITSPQLSIKSDQPSAVKPGEITVVNYTITNTGSGDAKNVYVRSLIPPQFSHPGGDDLEYHVGLIPAGETREVQLQLKAIKPGAGKNISSVVGDGNLKAETAVPLKVIGTSEEFLITRKGPKNRYLGRSGAYENAITNNTEQTIKNISIFESIPPGMKFVSASGNGQFDPVRRVVQWDIAELAGGMQQVLNIELEPTEVGKKVSTVQVVTGNNSKFSANLQSEVNVIGQPLLKVETSELKGPLEVGEKMSLQVQLVNQGSAPANNVEFRVKIPREMVFVSAKGPARYKQAGSFVIFESAKVLAPQQSLDFELTLAARNKGDARVLVTVQSQQMEKPLNQEEAIPILDKLQ
- a CDS encoding HNH endonuclease; amino-acid sequence: MVSSTLQRPTLILNRNWQPVGITTVARAVVKIWNETARVVDPADYQTYSWADWAALRPAEDELVIHSSHDRFRVPEVITLLKYDRVPRNVVTFSRRNVFKRDRFTCQYCGCQPGSEELTIDHVLPRSQGGETSWENCVLACVECNSHKAARTPGQANMQLLKEPVRPKWKPFYALQNIQVDSWSRFISENYWNVELER